One Cystobacter ferrugineus genomic window, CGCCGACATGGCGGAGATGGCGGTCCGGGAGGAGTGGAATGCCCTGGGCAGCTTCTTCATACGCAACACCTCATCGACGGTTTGAAATGGACAACACGTATGACTTTTTTTGAGAGAGTGGAAATGACGCAGTGGCTGCGCATGCGGTGCGGGCATTTGTCCCTGGCCGAGCGAAGCGTCCTGCGAGACTCCCGGTACCGTCACGCTCCGGTCCAGCTCCGACTGACTCCGCTGCGCCGTGCCTCGCTGCCCGGTGCGCTCATCCGCGCTCCGTCCAGACGGAGCGCGGCGAGCTATTACAGTTCCTTGGCCAGCAAATGCAGTGGCATGGTGGGGCGCGCATCCGCGAAGGCGGTGAGCGAGTCGTAACCCCGCTCGCGGACCCACTCGTACAGGCGTGCCACCCAGTTGCCCTGAAAAGGATGTCTGTCGCTCATGATCCTCTCCCCGGGATGAAATTCATTGGGATGTAGTACGCCTTCATACGCTCTGCGACGATCTTCAGGATCTCGTTCCGTGTCAACAACCGGCCCACTCTGGACTCGGCTCTTCCCAAAACCTCCATGATCATCTGGTTCCATTCGTCGGGTCATGTGCGCCCCAGCTTCCAGTTACCCCCGCCGTGAATGGCCTCGTGGTGCGCCTGCTCCAGCTTGACGCAGAACTGGTCGATGTCCATCTCGCCGGTGAACCCGCGCTTCTCGAACCACTCGCGGAACTCCTTGGGCAGGACGTGGTGCCGCGGAGGCTCGGCCATGCCGGCCCCCGTTTTGCCCGTCACGCGCATACCCCGCACCTCGGGGCTGTCGCCCAGCGCTTCGCGTACACCCCTGGGCAGTTCGCCGTGTGCCTCGGCCATCATCACCTGGCCCGCCTGAATCCGCACGGCGGCGGTGACAGCGGGCAGGGAGAGGACGCCCGCTCGCACCAACTGGCGCATCATCTCCACCCACTCGGCGGAGACGACGAGCCGTGTGCCCATCATCACGCCGTTGGAGCCCACCATGAAGCCCACGCCGAGCGTGGCGGGGCCGGCTCGTGGCAGCAGCCGGGGCAGGGCGAACCTCAGCGCCGACAGCGTGGTGAGTGCCTCCATGGCATCCTTCAGTGCCAGCGCCTTCTGGAGGACTTCCGCCCCCTCGCGTATGGCCTCACGGAGTGCGGCGAACTCGCCGGTGAGGTGGCCCACCAGGGCGGGGACGTCTTGCTCCGCTGCCTCCACCTGCTCCGGCTCCAGCGAGGAGAGCGCCGTCATGTTGGGCTCGAGCATCTTCTGGGTGCGGTCCATCTTCACGAACAGCGTCTCCACGCCATGGAGGTGCCGGGAGAGCGCGACGTCGGTGAGGTTGAGGAAGTCAACCCATACGGCCAGGAGAATGGAGCCCATCATGGCGGCTTCCAGCCGTGGGCCAGCCAGGCGCAGCAGGGCGAGCCTCATGTCCGAGTCCTCCACCTCCGAGGCGGCAGTGGCCAGCCGGGTGGTGGCTGCGAGCTCGGCGTCAATCCACCGCCGTTGATGTTCGCCGTAGTCGACGTAGCGGACGAAGATGCCGTTGCCTACGCCAGGGATGCCCAGGTGGCTGGCCTTGAGCCTGGAGAGTTCGCTGGAGACGCGGCGCGAGGAGGTGGAGACCTCGGTAGTTCAGCGCGCATGGTCCACCTCCAGGCCCACGGAAGCGAATGAGCCTGCCCCGGTTTTGTTTGTGGTTCTCCCGCATCTTAATTCACGCCTGACATGGCCCTGACCGAGGCGGCCGAGGCGTTGCCCGCGCCCCGGGCGGGCCGATCCTGAGCGGCCCCTGGAGCCTTCCATGAAAGAAAACAACTCGGCGGCTTGACGGGCGCACACGCCTTTCCGTGTAGTTCCAGAGTGACGGCTTCTGGCTACGTCACTTCCGGAGGTGCGCCGTGTCCACCCGTTTTCCTGGCACTCGCCCTACGGGCGCGCGGCTGAGCCACTGCGTTGGCGCCTGGGCCCTCCTCATTATTCTCTTCCACTTCTCATGTGCCACGGGCACCCCACGAGGCAGCTTCGTCGCCTCCCGCTACCACTCGCTTACGCCTTCGTCGGCACCCAAGGAGCGTGTGGCCGCCACGGCGGAGCCCGGCCTCGAGTCCGCTACCGTGTACGCCGTGGACTTCCTGGAGCCTGGCACCGTCGCCACCCGGCCGGTGCCCATTCCCAGGGCCGAGTTCCAGCAGGCCTTCCTGCGCCTCTCGCGCGACGTGCGGCTGGGGGCGAAGACTCCACAAGCGGCCGCCCGGGAGTTGCTTCACCTTCTGCCGCCACCCAAGGGGGGCGAGACGGTGGACAGCCAGGGAGAATGGCTGCTGGAGGTGTATCGCAACCAAGCCTACACCCTGGTGCCCGAGCGCCAGGAGGGCCCGGTGGTGCTCACTCCCGAGGCGGATGAAGCCCTGAGGGTCAGGTACCTCCAGTGGTGTGCACCCCGGGGAGGCGGCGACTGCCTGGGCTTGTTGGACGACGGGCCCTACCTGCGCACGGATGACCGGCGAGCGTTCGCCCTGGCCCTGGCTTTCGGCCACGTGCTCGACGAGACGCGCGAGGCCCTGGTGCATGGGCTGCTGGACGTGCGGATGATGGTGTCCATGGTCGTCTGGTCGGTGGCTCTCTACTGCATGATGTGGGTAGTGCCCGAGCCGACAACCAAGGCCCTGGCCGCCGGCATGACCCTCCTCCTGATGGGCTACCTGGGCCTCCAGACGGTGTACGGCCTCATGAATGGATGGGTCCGGATGGCTGACACGGCGCATCACGCCACCACCTTCGAGGAACTGCGTGCGGCGGGTGAGGACTTCGGCAAGGTGCTGGGCGAGGACGCGGCTCGGGCCATGATTCTCGCCGTGGCCTCGCTCAGCGGGCACACGCTGGGGCAGGTGCTGCCGCGGGTGAAGTCGCTCCCGCGCTTCAAGCTCGCCGGGAAGCAGTTCGAGGCGCAGGGCGGCGCCGCCGTCATGGGGCGTCTGGAGGTGACGGAGGCGGCGCTCGCGACAGAGGGCGCCCTGGCCAAGGCTGTAGCGGCGGCGGAAACGGTAGCCACGTCTCCTCAGGGCCCCATGGCCGTGGTGATGCTCAAGAAGGGGACGGGCAGTGGGTCGGGACTGGCTCCAGGGGGCCGCTCCGCCGAAACCGTCATTCGTCACCGGGGCGGCAACCGGCAGGTGGAACTCAGCGACGGTCAGCGCTGGCACTTGCCACGCGGAAAGTCGGCCGTGGACATTCCCGCCGAGGACAAGGTGGGGGACATGCTCCAGGAGGCCGTCACCCAGGTCGCGAGAGAGTGGGGGCCCCATCGACTCTCAGGCGCCGAAAAGAGGGCCATCGACGAAGCCAAGAAGAACGGGGAGTATTGGCTGGCGCGACTGCTGGAGCGCGAGGCTCGAGGACGCTACGTGGAGAGGGAGCTGAGACGAAAGTTCGACGGACTTCTTCGATTCAACCACCAGGGAGTCGACGTGATTGATCCCTCACCAGGAGGATACAAGTACGAGATTCTCTCCGGCACGGCGTCGAATCTGGCACGGCACGGTCGGCGTATGGCGGGCGAGTTCTTCTGGATGATCACCTTCTGAAAGGAGCAGCCATGGGGTGGCTGGAAAACGTCATCTACAAGAACCAGGAGATTGAAAACGAGCGGCTGGAACTGATGGACAAGAACTCGCTTTACTTCCTCAGCACCGACCTGACGCTGCGTAACTGCACCGTCGTCCTGCGAGTTCCCGCCAGCCGCCTGGTCATCAAGCAGGCCCAATTCATCCACTGCACCTTCGAGGTGAAGCAAGAGTTGAAGAACTACCAGGATTGGGTAACAGCCTCCCTGAAGGGTTGTTGCTTCAAGGGGAAACTGACGGGCTGTGACTTCGGATATTGGCCCGAGTACGGGAGTGACTCTTGGTTTCAGCATGGAGCCATCGAGGATTGTGACTTCACCGAGGCCCGCCTTGACGCTTGCCGAATCATGGGGTGTGACCCCTCCACCATCCGCTTTCCCAAGTGGCCATGCTTCACCATCCTGGACCCCATAGAACGAGCCGCCGAGCTACGCAGCGTCAAGTGGCCGGGCCGGTATGGCTCTGTTGTCGTAGACGAGCTTCATACCCACCCGCCTCGCACCAGAGCGTTGACTGAACACGCCCCCACCATTGCGAAGCGGTTTGATACCACTCCGGAAGAACTCCGAGCAGTCATCGAGAAGTTCGACTGCATCGTCTACTGACGTGCGGAGAGTCGCCCTGGCGAAGGGCCGCGATGCAGCGACAACTCAGCAGGACGTGCCTCCACCCTCGCACCTGGTGCCGGGCATCTCGCCTGGACTGGACGTCATCATCGCCGGCCTGCTGTGCAGAGACCTGCAGCAGCGCACGCGCTCGGCGGAGGTGCTGGGGCGGCAGTTCCACGCAGAACGCCACGCCCGTGCAGCCCCTGCAACTCACGCCCGACCTGGCCCTGACCGAGGCGGCCGAGTCCCTGCCCGCGCCCGGTGCCCACCGGCCCTCGGCCCATTGGAGCTTCCATGAAGACCGTCATCTTCGCTTGCGTCCACAACGCGGGTCGCTCGCAAATGGCCGCCGCCTTCTTCAATGCGCTGGCGGACCCGGCGAAAGCCCACGGCGTATCCGCCGGCACGCAACCGGGGGAACGTGTCCACCCGGAGGTCCAGGCCGCCATGGCCGAGGTGGGCATCGACCTGTCAGGTGCGAAGCCCCAGCGCCTCACGGACGAGCTGGCCCAGAGCGCCCATTGGCTCATCACCATGGGGTGTGGTGAGGCGTGCCCCCATGTACCGGGCCTCCAGCGCGACGACTGGCCGCTGGAAGACCCCAAGGGAAAGTCCGTGGAGCAGGTCCGGCGGATTCGCGATGAGGTCTGCTCTCGCGTGTCGGAACTGCTGGCCCGGCAGGGCTGGGCCCGGTAGCGGCTCGGCCGCGTTCCTCACCTGCTCAGCCCTTGCCGGGCTCCTGCTCGCGCACGCGCTCGGCCTTGAGCGTGGTGGCACCCTGGAGCGTGAGGTAGGGCTTGAGCTGGAGGAAGCGCTTCCTGCCGAAGCCCTTCACCCGCACCAGCTCCTCCACGCGCTTGAAGGGCCGCTTCTCCCGGAAGGCGATGATGCGCTGGGCGGCCTTCGCCCCCACGCTCGGCAGCGCGTCCAACTGCTCGCGCGTCGCCTCGTTCAGGTTCACCTGGCCCGTGTACCGGGTGCGCCACTTCGCGCCCGCCGCCCCCGCGTCCGCCGCCCCGAGCACCCCCACCAGCGCGAGCACCACCGCGCACCAGCCCGCTCGTCCGCTCACGAGTGGCCTCCCGCCGCCGACAGCGCGTCCAGTCCACCCTCCACGCCGTAGCGTCCGCCCCCGCTCGCTCCCGCCGAGTCCTTCTTGTCCGCCGCCTCGCGCACGTGCAGCTTGCCGTCCAGGGGCAGCACGTCCAGCAACACGTTGAGCGAGCCGTCCTTGTTCACGAACGCGCTGCCCGCGCGCACCCAGATGCTCCCGCCCTTGCCCTCGCGGATGGAGAACACCGCCAACCGCTTTCCCGCCGTCAGCATCGTCTGATCCTTTGTCCTGCTCCCCGCGCCAGAAGTGGCGCGGTCCCTCGTCCCACAGCAGCGGTCATGCCAACGCGGCCCACCTCGGAGGACACCCGCGCAGGGCGTACACGCTGGCCTCTTCCATCCCGGTGTGGGGACGGCGCCGACGTGTTTTCACCCTCGGAGTGCCGCCCCTGTGCTCCCGCGTCCCACCGCGTCATGGGGGGTAGCGCGGTTGAAAACCGTGCACACCTTGGTGCCCTCGCCACATGAGCTGGAGGCAGGAACCGTGCACCTGAAGTTCTCCACCCTCGCGTCTCAGTTCCTGGATGATCCCCAGTCCGTGCGGCGCGCGGTGTGCTGGCCGGTGCTGGTGTGGGAGGCCACTCCCGTGGGCGTGGGTCCTGCCTTCGGCCGCAGGACGATGACGGGGCTGTCGCTGCGCCGCCCCACGGTCGCCGAGCCGCTGGTGCTCGAGGTGCGCAAGCGCTCGCAGGTGGTGACGCCCTCCACGGGCATCACCCTGGGCCGCACGCTCGACAGCGACGTCATGGTGGAGGACCCCACCGTGTCGCGCGTGCACGCCTCCTTCAGCGAGGAGGCGCAGACGGGCATGTGGTACGTCTCCGACAGCGGCAGCCACAACGGCACCTGGCAGAATGGCACCCTGCTCATCCCCGGCCGGCCGTCGCCGCTCTTCGAGCGGTCCTCGCTGCGCTTCGGGGACGTGATGGCCACCTTCCTCCAGTTCTCCGCCTTCAATCAGTTCATCCTCGACTGGTTGGCACGTCACTCGCGCGCCACGCCCACGCCCGAGAGTTTCTTGACGCGCCCGGGGGAAGCCCCCTAGGAAAGGCAGGCCCCTGGGGGCCCATGCCGGGTCCTCGAGCGGGAAGGCGGGCCCATGCGGTGGTCTTCCCTCGCCGGGTGCCTGGCACTCGGCACGAGCGCGTCCGTTCTCGCCCAGCCTCCCGCGGCCCCAGGTCCGCAGGGCGAGCCCTTCCGTGTTCCCACCGTGGAGGTGGAGGAGGCGCGTCCCGTCTCCGAGCCGGCGGATTCCGCCTCGCGGCGTGATCCCAGTGGGGCCCTGACGGTGATCGACGGGGAGGAGGGAGCGGGCGCGGCGCGCGACACCGCGGCGCTGCTGTCCACCGCGCCCGGAGTCGTGGTGCAGGACTCGGGCGGCTACGGGCAGAGCAAGGGCGTGGTGGTGCGCGGGGCGTCCTCGAATGGGACGCTGGTGCTGCTCGATGGCATTCCGCTCAATGGGGCCGGAGGCATCGCGGACGTGTCGCGCGTGCCCGTGGCGCTGGCCGAG contains:
- a CDS encoding ComEA family DNA-binding protein; amino-acid sequence: MSGRAGWCAVVLALVGVLGAADAGAAGAKWRTRYTGQVNLNEATREQLDALPSVGAKAAQRIIAFREKRPFKRVEELVRVKGFGRKRFLQLKPYLTLQGATTLKAERVREQEPGKG
- a CDS encoding FHA domain-containing protein, with the translated sequence MHLKFSTLASQFLDDPQSVRRAVCWPVLVWEATPVGVGPAFGRRTMTGLSLRRPTVAEPLVLEVRKRSQVVTPSTGITLGRTLDSDVMVEDPTVSRVHASFSEEAQTGMWYVSDSGSHNGTWQNGTLLIPGRPSPLFERSSLRFGDVMATFLQFSAFNQFILDWLARHSRATPTPESFLTRPGEAP
- a CDS encoding low molecular weight phosphatase family protein; amino-acid sequence: MKTVIFACVHNAGRSQMAAAFFNALADPAKAHGVSAGTQPGERVHPEVQAAMAEVGIDLSGAKPQRLTDELAQSAHWLITMGCGEACPHVPGLQRDDWPLEDPKGKSVEQVRRIRDEVCSRVSELLARQGWAR